A genomic window from Streptomyces broussonetiae includes:
- the galK gene encoding galactokinase, whose amino-acid sequence MGAQQVAQRFTELYGTEPQGVWAAPGRVNLIGEHTDYNDGFVMPFALPHRATAALSRRDDGVLRLHSADIEGGVSELRLDALAPGSDENWTAYPAGVVWALRGAGHAITGADVHLSSTVPTGAGLSSSAALEVVIALALNDLYELGLQRWQLARLCQRAENVYVGAPTGIMDQTASACCEQGHALFLDTRDLSQRQIPFDLAAGGLRLLVVDTQVKHAHSGGEYGKRRAGCEKGAALLGVDALRDVPYGELDAALERLGDEEEVRRLVRHVVTENHRVERVVELLGAGDTRAIGPVLTEGHASLRDDFRISCPELDLVVDTALAAGALGARMTGGGFGGSAIVLTEADEVDALTKTIEDAFAKAGFTAPRLFEAVPSAGARRLV is encoded by the coding sequence GTGGGGGCACAGCAGGTCGCGCAGCGCTTCACCGAGCTGTACGGCACCGAGCCGCAGGGGGTGTGGGCGGCGCCGGGCCGGGTCAACCTGATCGGCGAGCACACCGACTACAACGACGGCTTCGTCATGCCGTTCGCGCTGCCGCACCGGGCGACCGCGGCACTCTCGCGCAGGGACGACGGCGTGCTGCGCCTGCACTCGGCGGACATCGAGGGCGGCGTGTCGGAACTGCGCCTGGACGCCCTCGCCCCCGGGAGCGACGAGAACTGGACGGCGTACCCGGCGGGCGTGGTCTGGGCCCTGCGCGGGGCGGGCCACGCGATCACGGGCGCCGACGTCCACCTGTCCTCCACGGTCCCGACGGGCGCGGGCCTGTCGTCGTCGGCGGCCCTGGAGGTCGTGATCGCCCTGGCCCTGAACGACCTGTACGAACTCGGGCTCCAGCGCTGGCAGTTGGCCCGCCTGTGCCAGCGCGCCGAGAACGTCTACGTCGGCGCGCCGACCGGCATCATGGACCAGACGGCGTCGGCCTGCTGCGAGCAGGGCCACGCCCTCTTCCTCGACACCCGGGACCTGTCCCAGCGGCAGATCCCCTTCGACCTCGCGGCCGGGGGACTGCGCCTGCTGGTGGTCGACACCCAGGTCAAGCACGCGCACAGCGGCGGCGAGTACGGCAAGCGCCGGGCCGGCTGCGAGAAGGGCGCGGCCCTGCTCGGCGTCGACGCCCTGCGCGACGTCCCGTACGGCGAACTCGACGCGGCGCTGGAGCGGCTGGGCGACGAGGAGGAGGTACGGCGCCTGGTCCGGCACGTCGTGACCGAGAACCACCGGGTCGAGCGCGTCGTGGAACTCCTCGGGGCCGGCGACACCCGCGCCATCGGCCCGGTCCTCACCGAGGGCCATGCCTCCCTGCGCGACGACTTCCGCATCTCCTGCCCGGAGCTGGACCTGGTCGTCGACACCGCCCTGGCCGCAGGCGCGCTGGGTGCCCGGATGACCGGCGGCGGCTTCGGCGGCTCGGCGATCGTCCTGACGGAGGCCGACGAGGTGGACGCCCTGACGAAGACGATCGAGGACGCCTTCGCCAAGGCGGGCTTCACGGCTCCGCGCCTCTTCGAGGCGGTGCCGTCGGCGGGGGCGCGGCGGCTGGTCTGA
- the galE gene encoding UDP-glucose 4-epimerase GalE gives MRYLVTGGAGYVGSVVAQHLLEAGHEVTVLDNLSTGFREGVPSGAAFVEGDIRDAAKWLDPSYDGVLHFAASSQVGESVVKPEKYWDNNVAGSLALLGAMRDAGVRRLVFSSTAATYGEPEQVPIEESAPTRPTNPYGATKLAVDHMITSEADAHGLAAVSLRYFNVAGAYGAHGERHDPESHLIPLVLQVAQGRRDAISVYGDDYATPDGTCVRDYIHVADLAEAHLLAVAAARPGEHLICNLGNGNGFSVREVIETVRQVTGHPIPEIVAPRRGGDPAVLVASAEVAREKLGWNPSRADLAGIVADAWEFAQHIAKEH, from the coding sequence ATGAGGTACCTGGTGACGGGCGGGGCGGGTTACGTCGGCAGCGTGGTGGCCCAGCATCTGCTGGAGGCCGGCCACGAGGTGACGGTCCTCGACAACCTCTCCACGGGCTTCCGCGAGGGCGTCCCGTCCGGTGCCGCCTTCGTCGAGGGCGACATCCGCGACGCCGCCAAGTGGCTCGACCCCTCCTACGACGGCGTGCTGCACTTCGCTGCGTCCTCCCAGGTCGGCGAGTCGGTGGTGAAGCCGGAGAAGTACTGGGACAACAACGTCGCCGGCTCCCTGGCCCTGCTCGGCGCGATGCGCGACGCGGGCGTGCGCCGGCTCGTCTTCTCCTCCACGGCGGCGACGTACGGCGAGCCGGAGCAGGTCCCGATCGAGGAGAGCGCCCCCACGAGGCCGACCAACCCCTACGGGGCCACCAAGCTCGCCGTCGACCACATGATCACCAGCGAGGCCGACGCCCACGGACTGGCGGCGGTGTCCCTGCGCTACTTCAACGTGGCGGGCGCGTACGGCGCCCACGGCGAGCGGCACGACCCCGAGTCGCACCTGATCCCGCTGGTCCTCCAGGTCGCCCAGGGCCGCCGCGACGCGATCTCGGTCTACGGCGACGACTACGCCACCCCCGACGGCACCTGCGTGCGCGACTACATCCATGTGGCGGACCTGGCCGAGGCCCACCTCCTGGCCGTCGCGGCGGCCCGCCCGGGCGAGCACCTGATCTGCAACCTCGGCAACGGCAACGGCTTCTCCGTCCGCGAGGTCATCGAGACGGTCCGCCAGGTCACCGGCCACCCGATCCCCGAGATCGTGGCCCCGCGCCGCGGCGGCGACCCGGCCGTCCTGGTCGCCTCGGCGGAGGTGGCCCGCGAGAAACTGGGCTGGAACCCGTCCCGCGCGGACCTCGCGGGAATCGTCGCGGACGCCTGGGAGTTCGCGCAGCACATCGCTAAGGAGCACTAG
- the galT gene encoding galactose-1-phosphate uridylyltransferase codes for MKKTSTRLADGRELIYYDLRDDAVRDAVDRRPLDRTVTTSEIRRDVLLGDSVAIASHRQGRTYHPPADQCPLCPTRGERLSEIPDSSYDVVVFENRFPSLAGDSGRCEVVCFTSDHDSSFADLTEEQARLVLDAWTDRTSELSHLPAVEQVFCFENRGEEIGVTLGHPHGQIYAYPFTTPRTALMLRSLAAHKEATGGENLFDAVVERELAGERVVLEGEHWVAFVPYAAHWPYEVHLYPRRRVPDLLALDEAARTEFPQVYLELLRRFDRIFGGRDAGENSVGEPATPYIMGWHQAPFGALEEFDGVTRDDFALHLELFTIRRTSGKLKFLAGSESGMSVFINDVPPERAAERLREVAS; via the coding sequence TTGAAGAAGACCTCGACACGGCTGGCCGACGGTCGTGAGCTGATCTACTACGACCTCAGGGATGACGCCGTGCGGGACGCCGTCGACCGCCGTCCCCTGGACCGCACGGTCACCACCTCCGAGATCCGCCGGGACGTGCTCCTCGGCGACTCGGTGGCGATCGCCTCGCACCGCCAGGGCCGTACGTACCACCCGCCGGCCGACCAGTGCCCGCTGTGCCCGACGCGCGGCGAGCGGCTCAGCGAGATCCCGGACTCGTCCTACGACGTCGTCGTCTTCGAGAACCGTTTCCCCTCCCTCGCCGGCGACTCCGGCCGCTGTGAGGTCGTCTGCTTCACCTCCGACCACGACTCCTCCTTCGCCGACCTCACCGAGGAGCAGGCCCGGCTGGTGCTGGACGCCTGGACGGACCGCACCTCGGAGCTGTCGCACCTGCCCGCCGTCGAGCAGGTCTTCTGCTTCGAGAACCGGGGCGAGGAGATCGGCGTGACCCTGGGCCACCCGCACGGCCAGATCTACGCCTACCCCTTCACCACTCCGCGCACCGCGCTGATGCTCCGCTCGCTCGCCGCCCACAAGGAGGCGACCGGCGGGGAGAACCTGTTCGACGCCGTCGTGGAGCGGGAACTCGCCGGCGAGCGGGTCGTCCTCGAGGGTGAACACTGGGTGGCCTTCGTGCCGTACGCGGCGCACTGGCCCTACGAGGTGCACCTGTACCCCAGGCGCCGGGTCCCCGACCTGCTCGCTCTGGACGAGGCGGCACGCACAGAGTTCCCCCAGGTCTATCTGGAACTCTTGAGGCGCTTCGACCGGATCTTCGGCGGACGGGACGCAGGGGAGAACTCCGTGGGCGAGCCCGCGACGCCGTACATCATGGGCTGGCACCAGGCGCCGTTCGGCGCGCTGGAGGAGTTCGACGGTGTGACGCGGGACGACTTCGCGCTCCACCTCGAGCTTTTCACCATCCGCCGCACTTCCGGCAAGCTGAAGTTTCTCGCGGGTTCCGAGTCCGGCATGAGCGTGTTCATCAACGACGTGCCGCCGGAGCGCGCGGCCGAGCGACTGCGAGAGGTAGCGAGCTGA
- a CDS encoding sodium:solute symporter family protein: MQTPTYGPTYLAAGLQLPVNWLDYTILAIYFVVVLGIGFAARRSVKTSLDFFLSGRSLPAWITGLAFISANLAATEILGMAANSAQYGAYTVHWYWIGAIPAMVFLGLVMMPFYYGSKVRSVPEFLLLRFDRAAHLLSSILFAFAAILIAGVNLYALAIVVEALLGWPQWVAIVVAGAFVLAYITLGGLSSAIYNEVLQFFVILAALIPITILGLKKVGGWGGLTHKLTATHGHNFTTAWGGTGIGSTNPLGANWLTIVLGLGFVLSFGYWTTNFAEVQRALSAKNLSAGQRTPLIAAYPKIFIVFLVMIPGLVAAALVPRIGTSGSGLQYNDAIPYLMQELLPNGVLGIAVTGLLAAFMAGMAANVSSFNTVFTNDIWAKYVVRGREDAYYVRFGRLITAIGVAASVGTAFLASSFSNIMSYLQTLFSFFNVPMFVVFIVGMFWKRASAKSGFWGLLAGTVTAMVNYFVLYKKGIISIPTDQGANFVSAIAGFVAGAVVMVAVSLFTRPKPVEQLQGLVYGTRSPGMSEVPAAGDDAWYRKPALLGWGAVALAAACYIPFSF; the protein is encoded by the coding sequence ATGCAAACCCCCACATACGGACCCACGTATCTGGCGGCGGGGCTACAGCTCCCCGTCAACTGGCTGGACTACACGATCCTGGCGATCTACTTCGTCGTCGTGCTCGGCATCGGCTTCGCCGCCCGCCGCTCGGTCAAGACCAGCCTCGACTTCTTCCTCTCGGGACGCTCGCTGCCCGCCTGGATCACCGGTCTCGCCTTCATCTCGGCGAACCTGGCGGCCACCGAGATCCTGGGCATGGCCGCGAACAGCGCCCAGTACGGTGCCTACACCGTGCACTGGTACTGGATCGGCGCCATCCCCGCCATGGTCTTCCTGGGCCTGGTGATGATGCCCTTCTACTACGGCAGCAAGGTCCGCTCGGTCCCCGAGTTCCTGCTGCTGCGCTTCGACCGGGCCGCCCACCTGCTCAGTTCGATCCTGTTCGCGTTCGCCGCGATCCTGATCGCGGGCGTCAACCTCTACGCCCTCGCGATCGTCGTCGAGGCGCTGCTGGGCTGGCCGCAGTGGGTCGCGATCGTCGTCGCCGGCGCGTTCGTCCTCGCGTACATCACCCTCGGCGGCCTCTCCTCGGCGATCTACAACGAGGTGCTCCAGTTCTTCGTGATCCTGGCCGCCCTCATCCCGATCACCATCCTCGGCCTGAAGAAGGTCGGCGGCTGGGGCGGCCTGACCCACAAGCTCACCGCCACCCACGGCCACAACTTCACCACCGCCTGGGGCGGCACCGGCATCGGCAGCACCAACCCGCTCGGCGCGAACTGGCTGACCATCGTCCTCGGCCTCGGCTTCGTGCTCTCCTTCGGCTACTGGACCACCAACTTCGCCGAGGTGCAGCGCGCCCTGTCCGCGAAGAACCTCTCCGCCGGACAGCGCACCCCGCTGATCGCCGCCTACCCCAAGATCTTCATCGTCTTCCTGGTGATGATCCCGGGCCTGGTCGCCGCCGCGCTCGTGCCCAGGATCGGCACCAGCGGCTCGGGCCTGCAGTACAACGACGCCATCCCGTACCTGATGCAGGAACTGCTGCCCAACGGCGTGCTCGGCATCGCGGTCACCGGTCTGCTGGCGGCCTTCATGGCGGGCATGGCGGCCAACGTGTCGTCCTTCAACACCGTGTTCACGAACGACATCTGGGCCAAGTACGTGGTGCGCGGCCGCGAGGACGCCTACTACGTCCGCTTCGGCCGCCTGATCACCGCGATCGGCGTCGCCGCCTCGGTCGGAACGGCGTTCCTGGCATCGTCGTTCTCGAACATCATGAGCTACCTGCAGACGCTGTTCTCCTTCTTCAACGTGCCGATGTTCGTCGTCTTCATCGTCGGCATGTTCTGGAAGCGCGCGTCCGCCAAGTCCGGCTTCTGGGGCCTGCTCGCCGGTACCGTGACCGCGATGGTGAACTACTTCGTGCTCTACAAGAAGGGCATCATCTCGATCCCCACCGACCAGGGCGCCAACTTCGTCTCGGCGATCGCGGGCTTCGTCGCCGGTGCGGTCGTGATGGTCGCGGTGTCCCTGTTCACCAGGCCCAAGCCGGTCGAGCAGTTGCAGGGCCTGGTCTACGGCACCCGCTCCCCCGGCATGTCCGAGGTACCCGCCGCCGGTGACGACGCCTGGTACCGCAAGCCCGCCCTGCTGGGCTGGGGCGCGGTCGCACTGGCCGCCGCCTGCTACATCCCGTTCTCGTTCTGA
- a CDS encoding helix-turn-helix transcriptional regulator yields MGVRLMVVDDHRLLAEALASALKLRGHRVLAAAAPAVGAADLVIARAPEVCLLGTAAPAEPGAFDPVVKIKRERPQVAVLVLGPVPSPRGIAAAFAAGASGYVRHDERIEGVERAIMKARAGEAAVAPQLLQGAFGELLNPAAQPDDEAQRLLEMLTPREVEVLVRVADGEDTRLIAAGMGIAPSTARTHVQRVLMKLGVGSRLEAAALAARTGLLDRAGPLNSGPE; encoded by the coding sequence ATGGGAGTGCGGCTCATGGTCGTCGACGACCATCGCCTGCTCGCGGAGGCGCTGGCGTCGGCGCTCAAGCTGCGCGGACATCGGGTGCTCGCCGCCGCGGCGCCGGCCGTGGGCGCGGCGGACCTGGTGATCGCGCGGGCGCCGGAGGTGTGCCTGCTGGGTACGGCGGCACCCGCCGAACCGGGGGCCTTCGACCCGGTGGTGAAGATCAAGCGGGAGCGGCCGCAGGTGGCCGTGCTGGTGCTCGGCCCGGTGCCGTCGCCGCGGGGCATCGCGGCGGCGTTCGCTGCGGGGGCGTCGGGGTACGTCCGGCACGACGAGCGGATCGAGGGCGTCGAGCGGGCCATCATGAAGGCCCGGGCGGGAGAGGCGGCGGTGGCGCCGCAGTTGCTCCAGGGCGCGTTCGGCGAGCTGCTCAATCCGGCGGCCCAGCCCGACGACGAGGCGCAGCGACTGCTGGAGATGCTCACGCCGCGGGAGGTGGAGGTACTGGTCCGGGTGGCCGACGGGGAGGACACGCGGCTGATCGCGGCCGGGATGGGGATCGCGCCGAGCACCGCGCGGACGCATGTGCAGCGCGTGCTGATGAAACTGGGCGTGGGCTCGCGGCTGGAGGCCGCGGCACTGGCCGCGCGAACGGGCCTGTTGGACCGGGCCGGACCGCTGAACTCCGGCCCTGAATGA
- a CDS encoding outer membrane protein assembly factor BamB family protein, whose translation MTQPPPPPPNQPPQQGGFGPPSPPPGPPPSPSAHQPPAAPPAPPAPQPQPGYGYPQQPPAPPQPQPGYGYPGPQQNPYGQQPAAPYGVPGPQNPYTQPTPPMQAGQPGYGYPGPPPTVPMQPQPGPGGGGRNNTTLFIVVAAVVAIALIVGGGLWYAKSSGDDGKKHDSASSSGGSAGGSGTGGSGGTSTGGKETVPADPASHVLFQVPLPTADDTTSTAGSWLTDKVYAKSGLAEVVGYDPAKGSKLWTIKLPGPICAASQHVTSDDRTAIVYQPKWNTKNTIAGCTQIAAIDLDAGKKLWTQSVKSGDYPVNYQNVTVAQRTVAVGDTNGGAAFDLDSGKALWLPKPGDSCYDAGYGGGDRLVAVRHCGDSGNEQLSIQTLDPKTGKVVSEYRMDPGIQYASIVSTDPLVVAADVGDGAGDGSGVSDYFSIDGKTGRLLAHISAPGGTYGGRCDGITRIEYCKEIVAGNGKLYLPTEQHDGSGQYSKTNEIVAFDLNTGKPTGQRVEAGDGYLLSPLRMDGGNLIAYNQPPYNKGGQVVGIDGGSFKMTKLLENPQSSREAEGNMLPEYAEILFAKGRLYMSQIFAQRKGTSSSGQEDLVVAFGTNG comes from the coding sequence ATGACCCAGCCGCCCCCTCCGCCGCCCAACCAGCCTCCGCAGCAAGGCGGTTTCGGCCCTCCGAGCCCGCCTCCGGGCCCGCCCCCGAGCCCCTCTGCGCACCAGCCGCCGGCCGCCCCGCCGGCGCCCCCGGCCCCGCAGCCCCAGCCCGGCTACGGCTACCCGCAGCAGCCCCCGGCCCCGCCGCAGCCCCAGCCCGGCTACGGCTACCCCGGCCCGCAGCAGAACCCGTACGGGCAGCAGCCGGCCGCCCCCTACGGCGTCCCCGGCCCGCAGAACCCGTACACGCAGCCCACCCCGCCCATGCAGGCCGGGCAGCCGGGCTACGGCTATCCGGGGCCGCCGCCGACCGTGCCGATGCAGCCGCAGCCGGGACCGGGCGGCGGCGGGCGGAACAACACCACGCTGTTCATCGTCGTCGCGGCGGTCGTCGCCATTGCGCTGATCGTCGGCGGCGGGCTGTGGTATGCCAAGTCCTCCGGCGACGACGGCAAGAAGCACGACAGCGCCTCCTCCAGCGGCGGCTCGGCCGGCGGGAGCGGCACGGGCGGCTCCGGGGGCACGTCCACCGGCGGCAAGGAGACGGTGCCCGCCGACCCGGCCTCCCACGTGCTCTTCCAGGTGCCGCTGCCCACGGCGGACGACACGACCAGCACCGCGGGTTCGTGGCTGACCGACAAGGTGTACGCCAAGAGCGGCCTCGCCGAGGTCGTCGGCTACGACCCGGCCAAGGGCTCCAAGCTGTGGACGATCAAGCTGCCCGGCCCCATCTGCGCGGCCAGCCAGCACGTCACGTCCGACGACAGGACGGCGATCGTCTACCAGCCCAAGTGGAACACGAAGAACACCATCGCCGGGTGCACGCAGATCGCCGCGATCGATCTCGACGCGGGCAAGAAACTGTGGACGCAGTCGGTCAAGTCCGGTGACTACCCGGTCAACTACCAGAATGTGACGGTCGCTCAGCGCACCGTCGCGGTCGGTGACACGAACGGCGGTGCCGCCTTCGACCTCGACTCGGGCAAGGCCCTGTGGCTGCCGAAGCCGGGCGACAGCTGCTACGACGCGGGCTACGGCGGTGGCGACAGGCTGGTCGCGGTGCGCCACTGCGGAGACTCCGGCAACGAGCAGCTCAGCATCCAGACCCTCGACCCCAAGACGGGGAAGGTGGTCTCCGAGTACCGGATGGACCCGGGTATCCAGTACGCCTCCATCGTCTCCACCGACCCGCTGGTGGTGGCCGCCGACGTCGGCGACGGCGCCGGCGACGGCAGCGGCGTCTCGGACTACTTCTCCATCGACGGCAAGACCGGCAGGCTGCTCGCCCACATCTCCGCGCCGGGCGGCACCTACGGGGGCCGCTGCGACGGCATCACCCGCATCGAGTACTGCAAGGAGATCGTCGCGGGCAACGGCAAGCTGTACCTGCCGACCGAGCAGCACGACGGCTCCGGCCAGTACAGCAAGACCAACGAGATCGTCGCCTTCGACCTGAACACCGGCAAGCCGACCGGCCAGCGCGTCGAGGCGGGCGACGGCTATCTGCTGTCCCCGCTGCGCATGGACGGCGGCAACCTGATCGCCTACAACCAGCCGCCGTACAACAAGGGCGGTCAGGTCGTCGGCATCGACGGCGGGTCGTTCAAGATGACCAAGCTGCTGGAGAACCCGCAGAGTTCGCGGGAGGCGGAGGGCAACATGCTGCCGGAGTACGCGGAGATCCTCTTCGCCAAGGGCCGTCTGTACATGTCGCAGATCTTCGCCCAGCGCAAGGGCACCTCGTCGTCCGGCCAGGAGGACCTGGTGGTGGCGTTCGGCACGAACGGCTGA
- a CDS encoding outer membrane protein assembly factor BamB family protein translates to MTQPPNQPPQGGFGAPQDQPPQGGGFGAPQTPPAQGGFGPPNVPQTPAAAPGAPGVPSAPPPAQPPAAPPMPPVPPAQQPQPPQPGYGYPQQPGPYGYPQQPQQPGPYGAAPQPGYGYPQQPQYPGAAATAPAGKRKTALIIGASVAALLVIGGTVYAVTSGDGGGKKKPVAQQSDDPKHSASASPSASGGGDDPENLNAGRKAGEAKVLWYQSAPDAPASGADAPSMWITDKVAAKAAYKQVFAYGVGDGRPAWGPIGFPQKICAVTSQKSADDKVVVAYMNGAGDGAKCNQLQQIDLNTGQKGWSGQVADGGLFDSALNVSLSVTGRTLMVARSESGTAYDIDTGKKLYDKTKYGQACFPAAYAGGTNRLVQVSSCASGTSSEHDEIQELDPATGKVRWTQPVKKGWQVSRVFSVDPLVVYLTNEDKKAWNISTFTKDGRFRSEVKVDEKFGPRCGWAILERDLQGCQGVVADADTLYLPTDTTSSANEIVAIGLADGKAKWRAKSPADEPMYPMKEDGGKLVAYVQPSYGTGGQVVSIPVTGSSHTTAKLLQNPSGTAEIENTFYDGVIDWADGRFFISTGRLSGSDQTKEKLIMAFGN, encoded by the coding sequence ATGACTCAGCCGCCCAACCAACCGCCGCAGGGCGGTTTCGGAGCGCCACAGGACCAACCGCCACAGGGTGGTGGCTTCGGCGCCCCGCAAACGCCACCGGCCCAGGGCGGTTTCGGCCCGCCGAACGTCCCACAGACCCCTGCGGCCGCCCCCGGCGCCCCAGGCGTGCCCTCCGCTCCGCCACCGGCCCAGCCGCCCGCCGCGCCGCCGATGCCTCCCGTCCCGCCTGCCCAGCAGCCGCAGCCGCCCCAGCCCGGGTACGGCTACCCGCAGCAGCCCGGCCCGTACGGCTACCCGCAGCAGCCTCAGCAGCCGGGCCCGTACGGGGCCGCGCCGCAGCCCGGTTACGGCTATCCGCAGCAGCCGCAGTACCCGGGCGCTGCCGCCACCGCGCCCGCCGGCAAGAGGAAGACCGCGCTGATCATCGGCGCCTCGGTGGCCGCGCTGCTCGTCATCGGCGGCACGGTGTACGCGGTCACCAGCGGCGACGGCGGTGGCAAGAAGAAGCCCGTCGCCCAGCAGAGCGACGACCCCAAGCACTCCGCCTCCGCATCGCCGAGCGCGTCCGGCGGCGGCGACGACCCGGAGAACCTCAACGCGGGCCGGAAGGCCGGCGAGGCCAAGGTGCTCTGGTACCAGTCGGCCCCGGACGCCCCGGCTTCCGGTGCCGACGCGCCCAGCATGTGGATCACGGACAAGGTGGCCGCGAAGGCGGCGTACAAGCAGGTCTTCGCCTACGGCGTCGGCGACGGCAGGCCCGCCTGGGGACCGATCGGCTTCCCGCAGAAGATCTGCGCGGTCACCTCGCAGAAGTCGGCCGACGACAAGGTCGTCGTGGCGTACATGAACGGCGCCGGTGACGGCGCCAAGTGCAACCAGCTCCAGCAGATCGACCTGAACACCGGTCAGAAGGGCTGGAGCGGCCAGGTCGCCGACGGCGGGCTGTTCGACAGCGCGCTGAACGTCTCGCTGTCCGTGACCGGCAGGACGCTGATGGTGGCCCGTTCGGAGTCGGGCACGGCGTACGACATCGACACCGGCAAGAAGCTGTACGACAAGACGAAGTACGGCCAGGCCTGTTTCCCGGCCGCCTACGCGGGCGGCACGAACCGGCTGGTCCAGGTGTCCTCCTGCGCCTCCGGCACCAGCAGCGAGCACGACGAGATCCAGGAGCTGGACCCGGCCACCGGCAAGGTCAGGTGGACCCAGCCGGTGAAGAAGGGCTGGCAGGTCTCCCGGGTGTTCTCCGTCGACCCGCTGGTGGTCTACCTGACCAACGAGGACAAGAAGGCCTGGAACATCTCCACCTTCACCAAGGACGGCAGGTTCCGCTCGGAGGTCAAGGTCGACGAGAAGTTCGGCCCCCGCTGCGGCTGGGCGATCCTCGAGCGCGACCTGCAGGGCTGCCAGGGTGTCGTCGCGGACGCCGACACGCTGTATCTGCCGACGGACACCACCAGCAGCGCCAACGAGATCGTCGCGATCGGCCTCGCCGACGGCAAGGCGAAGTGGCGGGCCAAGTCCCCGGCGGACGAGCCGATGTACCCGATGAAGGAGGACGGCGGCAAGCTCGTCGCGTATGTGCAGCCGTCGTACGGCACGGGCGGTCAGGTGGTGTCGATCCCGGTCACCGGCTCTTCCCACACCACCGCCAAGCTGCTGCAGAACCCGTCGGGCACGGCCGAGATCGAGAACACCTTCTACGACGGCGTCATCGACTGGGCCGACGGGCGGTTCTTCATCTCCACCGGCCGGCTGTCCGGCAGCGACCAGACGAAGGAGAAGCTGATCATGGCCTTCGGCAACTGA